DNA sequence from the Prolixibacter sp. SD074 genome:
GATGGTTTTAATAATATTTATAGAAGTTTCAGAACACCTGACATTCTCCCATAGCTGAGCCGTAAAATCTCTGTTTTTGAAAATTCCTTTATTGCCGTTGATGTATTCCTTGTAGATTAATTGCTCTATCGGCTTGCTTGATGTGCTGTAAAAATAACGGATAAGACTACCGTTCTCATAGTAGTAAAGCGATGCTACTCCTTTGATCAACGTTTTTAAAAATACGGTATCGGTTTTTAACTCAGGATCTCGTTTTTGGGATAAAGCCGCAACATCACCGGAAGAGTAATCGATATCAACAACAGCTCGTACATAGGCTACTTTGTTTCCAATCCCAAAAGCTTTGGTGTTTTTTAAATCTGCGACTTTTGTTTCACCACTTTCACCGATTCTATAATTCACTTTTGCAGGGTTATTCTTCCAATCATTGTCTTTAATATAACAGTTAATCCGTTGTCCATTGTTATTAATGAGATATCCTTTCTCGAATTCTGTTTGGCTGAAACTGGTTATTGAAATTGTAGTAAGCAAAAGGAAGATGATAGTTTTCATGGGTCGTAGTTTTACGGGGTATGAGTTAGTTTTTATTGATGAATGAGTTAAAAATTGTCACCCGATGATGCGCTGATCCCGACTCGGTTTTATACGGAAAAATACACAGGTTTCAGTCATGTCAGGAACGGAACTGTCCGAAAGCGAACCATTAGTGATATACTTAACGGTTAAATTCCATTTTTTAAAGGTAAAATAAAATGACTTATGTCAAACTTTAGTCCTTGGTTTTCCTGCGTATAAATTTTCAAATCGCCATAATCATCTTAATTTTGATGGTAGCCGAACGAAATCTTAACGTATGGATACCCTTCTGATTACCGGAATCATTCTGTTGAGCGGTTATGTTTTTGGTCAGGTGTTTCACCGGATTGGCCTTCCGCGGGTGACCGGTTACATTGTTGCCGGCATTATGTTAAATCCGAGAATATTCTTCATCGTTCCCGATGTTTTTCTTCAGCAAGTACGCCCGATAACCGATCTTTGCCTCGCTTTTATCACCATGGAAGTGGGAACATCTTTAACGATGCCCAAGTTACGGCAATTGGGGCGGTCCATTATTGCCATCGCTTTTGCCGAATCGATTATGGCTTTCTTATTGGTCGGGACGGTACTGTATCTTTTCCTCTATCTCACCGGCTTTGATATGGGCGCAGCCTATTTGTTGCCGTTTAGTATGCTGGTTGCTTCACTGGCTGCACCAACCGATCCTACAGCTACACTTGCCGTGATGCATGAGTACAAGGCGAGAGGAAGGGTGACCGATACCATTATGGGTGTTGCAGCGCTGGATGATGCCATCTGTATCATCATTTTTTCGGTTGCCATCAATATGGCTTCTTCTATGCTGGGGGACGCATCAGCCGGTTTTGGAACCGGATTACTGACATCGTTGAAAGAAATTATTTTCAGTGTTGGTGTAGGGATTCTGTTTGGGTGGATTTTTAATTTTCTGGCACGTCATTTAAAGGTTGTTTCCGAGGGAGCTTATATTATCCTCATCATTGGCGGTTTGGCGTTTTGTTTTGGTATAGCGCGGACATTGGAATTCGACGGGTTACTCTCGGCTATGTCGCTGGGATTGATGATAGCTAATTTTAATCCACATCGTCACATCATTAAAAAAGTTATGCAACGCTACACGGAGGAGCTCATTTTTCTTTTCTTCTTCACTGTGAGTGGGATGTATCTCGAATTTTCAGTCGTTTCCGGAGCCTTGTCCCTCATTTTACTTTTTGTTTTGACTCGGGGGGTGGGCAAATTTACCGGTGTTTATTTCGCCTCAAGGCTGACACATCAATCGGTGAATGTACGCCGTTTCACCATTGGCGGATTGATTCCGCAGGGAGGAATCGTAATAGGATTGGCGTTGGCAGTTCATGCTACACCCGAGTTTGAACCTTTTGCGAAAATATTGTTGGGAACGATTATGGGCGCGACCATTATTCATGAAATTATCGGGCCGCTTATTTCCAGGTTTTCATTGAGAAAAGCTGGTGAAACCGAACCGGTTGTAGAAACATAATATCAACGGGCGGTAATTTTAGGAGGCATTTTATGACGGAGGTCAACGCTACAGGAAATCCAACTATAATGTACTGATAATTTGATTGGAAGCATTCCGTATTGCAAACGCAGGCCTGAAAAGGAGACGCCCTTTCGAAAAAAAACTTATTTTTGCCCCATAAATGAGATATTCCTATGGCCAACTTTACCAAAACAGAGTATTATCTTGAATCGATGTGTTGCGGCACCCGGTTTAATGATGGTAACTGGGAATTGAGCTGTCCTGAAAATGAAACTCCCTCCCTGATTAGGGCAATATATGCAAAGAAGCAATTACATATACGTGAAGAACTTCCCGGGTTGTATAAATTTGCCGACTGGCTGCCGATTAATCGGGTACTGGAAGGCTCCGGAGCGCCTGTAACGTATAAAAGTGATGGATTTGCGCGCGAATTGGGATTGGAGAACCTCTATGTTACCTTCAACGGTTACTGGCCGGAGAAAGGCGCGAAGATGTTGACTGGCAGCTTTAAAGAGTGCGAGGCATACTCGGTTTGTGCCCGGACCAATTACAACGAAGACAAGACCATGGTGGTAGCTTCTGCTGGAAATACCGCCCGTGCGTTTGCCCGTGTTTGTTCGGAGAATAAAATCCCGCTGTTGTTGTGCGTTCCAGCCGATAACATGAAGGCGCTTTGGTTCAACGAACCGATTGATCCGTGTGTGAAGCTGGTTGCAACCGAATCGGGCGGCGATTATTTCGATGCGATTCATCTCTCGAACATTGCCTGCGAAATGGACATTTTCTTCCCGGAAGGAGGAGCCAAAAATGTAGCCCGTCGCGATGGAATGGGGACAACGGTAATGTCGGCTGTAACCACTATCGGAGAAATACCGGATTACTATTTCCAGGCGGTCGGTAGCGGAACAGGGGCCATTGCTGCGTGGGAAGCCAACCTGCGCTTTATCGAAGACGGGCGGTTTGGTTCCAATAAGATGAAACTGATGGTTTCGCAGAATGCACCGTTTACCCCGATAAAGGATGCATGGGAAGCCGGTTCCCGGAAGATATTACCCATGGACGATGCCGTTGCCCGGAAGCAGGTGGAAGCGATTGATGCCATCGTATTATCGAACCGGAAACCTCCGTACGGAATTTTAGGCGGCTTGTATGACGCCCTGAAAGACGCGGGAGGCGAAGTGCTGGCGGTGACGAATGAAGAAGCTGATTTAGCCAGTACGTTATTCGAACTGAACGAAGGCATCGACCTGGAACCTGCTGCTGCAGTGGCTGTTGCTTCGTTAATTCAGGCTGTCGGGGCCGGTAAGGCAGAGAAAGATGCCGTCATCATGCTCAACGTGACCGGTGGAGGTATCCGCAGATTCCAGGAGGAGAATGAAATTCAGTTTATGAAGCCGGATTTGGTTTTCCCGGTTGATCCCGATCCCAAGATGGTAAAGGAACAACTAAAGGAATTATTTGAACACGTATGAAGAAAAGAAACCTGAAATGACTACCGTCTACAATCTAATGTCTATTGTCTTGATCCCGGAATGTTTATTGCTAAAAAACAGACAGAAAAGCACCCAGTATTTCGTAACTTGAAGGGTTGGTTCCCCGTCGGGAATTACCAGGCACAATAAATGCTAACAGGAAAAACATCTCGTATGAAGACACAAACGACACCGCTTTCACTGATATTATTCTTCTGTTTTCTTATTTTCGGTACCAGCCGAACGCATTTGGCAAAAGCACAACAACAGGAAAAGAGGAGTTCGGTACCGGAAGCAACGCAAGCCGGACAAAACGAAAAAGCCCTGGAGGCAACCTGGAAACTGGCCGAAATGGATGGAGAAGCGGTTGACGACCTTTTCCCACACAATCACCCAACCATTGAATTTAACGTGAAAGAAAATCAGGTCGCAGGATTTGCCGGCTGCAACCAATTTCATGGGCAACTGACACTCGACGGGGCATACATGAAGATTGTAGGCGTTGTTGCCACCAAAAAAGCGTGCCCTGCGTTGGACGAAGAGGAAGAATTCCTGGCTATTCTTCAGGAAATCGATCAGTATGATGTAACCGGCAATGAATTATCACTGTGGAGCGGCGGGCAGTTGTTATTAACATTCCGGAAAGCCGAGTGATTTTATGACAGGATG
Encoded proteins:
- a CDS encoding cation:proton antiporter; amino-acid sequence: MDTLLITGIILLSGYVFGQVFHRIGLPRVTGYIVAGIMLNPRIFFIVPDVFLQQVRPITDLCLAFITMEVGTSLTMPKLRQLGRSIIAIAFAESIMAFLLVGTVLYLFLYLTGFDMGAAYLLPFSMLVASLAAPTDPTATLAVMHEYKARGRVTDTIMGVAALDDAICIIIFSVAINMASSMLGDASAGFGTGLLTSLKEIIFSVGVGILFGWIFNFLARHLKVVSEGAYIILIIGGLAFCFGIARTLEFDGLLSAMSLGLMIANFNPHRHIIKKVMQRYTEELIFLFFFTVSGMYLEFSVVSGALSLILLFVLTRGVGKFTGVYFASRLTHQSVNVRRFTIGGLIPQGGIVIGLALAVHATPEFEPFAKILLGTIMGATIIHEIIGPLISRFSLRKAGETEPVVET
- a CDS encoding cysteate synthase; amino-acid sequence: MANFTKTEYYLESMCCGTRFNDGNWELSCPENETPSLIRAIYAKKQLHIREELPGLYKFADWLPINRVLEGSGAPVTYKSDGFARELGLENLYVTFNGYWPEKGAKMLTGSFKECEAYSVCARTNYNEDKTMVVASAGNTARAFARVCSENKIPLLLCVPADNMKALWFNEPIDPCVKLVATESGGDYFDAIHLSNIACEMDIFFPEGGAKNVARRDGMGTTVMSAVTTIGEIPDYYFQAVGSGTGAIAAWEANLRFIEDGRFGSNKMKLMVSQNAPFTPIKDAWEAGSRKILPMDDAVARKQVEAIDAIVLSNRKPPYGILGGLYDALKDAGGEVLAVTNEEADLASTLFELNEGIDLEPAAAVAVASLIQAVGAGKAEKDAVIMLNVTGGGIRRFQEENEIQFMKPDLVFPVDPDPKMVKEQLKELFEHV
- a CDS encoding META domain-containing protein produces the protein MKTQTTPLSLILFFCFLIFGTSRTHLAKAQQQEKRSSVPEATQAGQNEKALEATWKLAEMDGEAVDDLFPHNHPTIEFNVKENQVAGFAGCNQFHGQLTLDGAYMKIVGVVATKKACPALDEEEEFLAILQEIDQYDVTGNELSLWSGGQLLLTFRKAE